The DNA region ATCATTTTTTCGTGAAAAAGTCAAGGACGGAATCGTCGAAATTACAGGAACAAATTCACCTGTTTGTCCAATTTGCGGCAAACCAATGAAGTCACACGGAAGGTGCAGACGGTATCTGCGCGTATCCGGCGAAGAGCGAATCACTCTGTCTCTCAGAGTTTTCTACTGCCCGGAATGCGACCGTTATCACCGCGAGCTTCCGGATTACGTTGCTCCTTACAAACATCTCAGTACTGAAATAATAGCTGAAATATATGATGGTCTTGACAACTATGATGTTGATGACAGCACGATAATACGCATCCGAAACTGGGTAAGAAAGTTCCTGAATTTTGGTTCTGCGACTGTCAGAAGACTTAAAATTGAGCATCCTGCACTGGTCGTCAGAAGCAGTTTTGAATCAACATTTGACACGCTCACCTATTTTGTCAGAATAGTCGTAAATTCCAATGAATGGAAGTTCATTAGTTCGCCTGTCATTTCAGTCTGACCTGTACTATGATAGAGATATCAACTACAAGGAGGTACCTCTATGGACATGAAAAATCAGAAACTGGCAAAAGAGATAGCTGAACAGCGTGTGATCATGATAGCGCCACTGCTTGATACCACTCTGTCTCAGGATGAGTATTACGGCAAGCGCTGGGAATTAGCTGATACGTTTGAAGTATCAACAAGAACACTCCAGCGCTATGTGGATGCGTATAACGGAAATGGAATCGACGGATTAAAACCCAAAGGGAAAGTACCGGAACAGAATACCGTGATCACTAAGGAGATCCTGGAAGAGGCAATCCGTCTGCGCCGTGAAGTTCCGTCACGAAGCGTCCCTACCATCATCCAGATACTTGAACTTGAAAACAAGGTCGAAGTTGGCATGCTGAAACGAACGACGCTTCAGCGTGCACTATCAAGGGCGGGTTATTCATCTCAGATGATGAAGACCTATCAGGATCA from Ruminococcus sp. HUN007 includes:
- a CDS encoding DUF6431 domain-containing protein → MKSISFFREKVKDGIVEITGTNSPVCPICGKPMKSHGRCRRYLRVSGEERITLSLRVFYCPECDRYHRELPDYVAPYKHLSTEIIAEIYDGLDNYDVDDSTIIRIRNWVRKFLNFGSATVRRLKIEHPALVVRSSFESTFDTLTYFVRIVVNSNEWKFISSPVISV